A stretch of DNA from Chloroflexota bacterium:
CCCCAGGAGGGCGACCGACGCGCACACCATCGCGACCAGCAGGCCGACCCGGCCGAGGGCGCTCTGGAGCGCCGGGTCGAGCGCGATGTGTGGCAGCGGGCGCGGCCAGGGCGCTGCGCCCGCGTACCGGGTGACCGCATCTCGGGCCTGGGGTGCGGCAGCAGTGGGCGGGGGCGGCGCAGTCTCGTCGTGGGGGGGCTGCCCCGGCACCACGACCACCCAGTCTGCGGCTTGTGCGCGCGTACGCGGTCGGTCCAGCGTGCTTGGCGGCATAGCTGCTCCTCTCCTCTACGGACGCGGGGATGGCGCTCGGGCGCTCCGGCGATCGCCTCGCCTCCCGATACTGTACAGAATACGCCGACCCACCGTGGCGCAAAACCTCCGCCGAGGTTCCCCTATACTGACCGCCTGGAGGGCCGGTAGCCAGCTATGCACCCTGACCACCCAAGGACGGAGCCGTCCGCGCCGCCTCCAGGACTCAGCATGCAGCCGGGACCGTTGCTGCTCGCGGGATCGGGCGAGTTTCGTCCGCCGATGACGGCTGTTGACGCCGAATTGTTGCGCCACACCCCGGGCCGCCCCCCGAAGGTCGCCATTTTGCCAACGGCGGCCGGGCAGGAGGACGTCTCGTCCTGGATCCGGGACGGGATCGCCCATTTCACCGCGCTCGGCTGCGAGGCGTACGGCGTCCGCGCACTCGACCGACCGGGCGTCGAGGCCGCCGAGCACGTCGCGGCACTCGAGGCGGCCGACCTGATCTATCTCTCAGGAGGCAGCCCCGGCTATCTGGTGGAGACCCTGCGCGGCAGCGTCGTCTGGGATGCCATCCGGCGGGTCTGGCGGCGCGGCGGGGCACTGGCCGGCAGCAGCGCTGGCGCGATGGCCCTCGGCGAGCGGACGCTGGTTCGGCGCGAGGGGCAGATCGGCCGGATGCCAGCCCACTGGGACGAC
This window harbors:
- a CDS encoding Type 1 glutamine amidotransferase-like domain-containing protein, which translates into the protein MQPGPLLLAGSGEFRPPMTAVDAELLRHTPGRPPKVAILPTAAGQEDVSSWIRDGIAHFTALGCEAYGVRALDRPGVEAAEHVAALEAADLIYLSGGSPGYLVETLRGSVVWDAIRRVWRRGGALAGSSAGAMALGERTLVRREGQIGRMPAHWDDGLNLLPEIGVIPHYDRFGLERTNARVAEAPSGLVVLGIDEDTVILCTAGRVRVLGHGTVTVWHDGFSTRLAAGSMISATLAPLP